CAGGATTTTTGGTTCAGATCGTGACCTATGACCTGGGTCCCGGCCTTCGCCGGGATGAGCGGATGGGTGGCCGGGACGAGCCCGGCCATGACGATCCGGGTTATGTCTCCGGCGTGAACTCCACCGGCATGGACCGGATCGCGTAGACGAAGTTGTTCGGCGCCACGTCCATCGGGCCCGACTGTTGGATGTCGGGGAAGCGGCCCAGCATCTGGCGGTAGACCGCCTCGAGCTGCAGCTGGGCGACGCGCTTGCCGATGCAGGTGTGGGGGCCGTAGCCGAAGGCGATGTGCTTGTCGGCGTTGGCCCGGGTCACGTCCAGACGGTCGGGGTCGGCGAACACCGCGGCGTCGCGGTTGGCCGAGCCGTAGTACATGATCACCTTCTCGCCCTCGGCGATCTGCTGGCCCGACACCTCCACGTCGCGGGTGGCGGTGCGGCGCATGTAGATCACCGGGCTGATCATGCGGATGAATTCATTCACCGCGCCGGGCATCAGCTCGGGCCGGGCGATCAGCTTGGCCTTCTCCTCGGGGAAGTCGCTCAGCAGCTTCATCGAGCCGGAGATGGTGTTGCGGGTGGTGTCATTGCCCGCGAACACGATCAGCAGCCAGGAGCCGTCGAGGTACTCGTCGGCCAGCAGGTCGCCGTCTACCTGGGCCTTGGCGATGGCGCTCATCAGGTCCGCCTGCGGGTCCAGGCGGCGCTTGTGCAGCATGTGCCGGCCGTAGTCGAACATCTCCTGGATGGCGTTGGTGAAGGCGTCGAGGAAGGCCTTCATCTCCGGTGGCACCTCGGCGGCGGCCGATTCCAGCCCACCGCCCCCGCCGCTGCGCTCGGCGGCGAAGGAGTTGGCCAATTCCAGAAAATGCATCCAGGTCAGGAACTTCGGCCGATCTTCTACCGGCACGCCGAGGATCTCGCAGAGCGTGAACAGCGGCAGGTGGGCCGACATGGCCTGGACCAGATCCACCCGGCCCTGCTTGGCCATGGCGTCCAGCAGGCGGGTCACCTCGCCCTCCACCCGATCGGTGAGGCCGCGCAGATAGGCCGGCGTGAAATAGGGCATGTGCTCGCGGCGCAGCTGCATGTGCATCGGCGCGTCCATGTTGATCATGGCGTCGAGGCTGGCGCGGGCCAGCTGCATCTCGGAACGCTGGTGGCTCATCAGGATGCCGCCGCGCTGGGAGGAGAAGGTCTCGTAGTCGGCGTTGACCCGCATGACGTCCTCATGCCGGGTCACGGCCCAGAAGCCCGGCCGATCCTCGGGTTCGGACATCCAGGCGATCGGCGAGGCCTTCCGCATCTCCTCGAAGGCGCCCATCGGCGGGCCCTTGGTGAAGGCCTCGGGGTTCCACAGCTCCACGGGGCTGGCGGGATAGATCGGCTTGTGGGCCGGGCCCTTGGCGCCGCCCACTTCCACGGTGTCGCTGATCAGAAGCATGGCGGTGTCTCCGGTTTCTTACCTGGAATCGACCTTCGCCCAGTGACGTTACGCAACGCAAACGGCGCCCCTACGTCACCTGCGAATTCGGGTCGAGAGGATGATCGAGGACGTCGTCCGCTCCACACCGTCGATCAGGCCGATGTCGTCCAGCACCTGATCCAGCTCCTCGATGGAGGCCGCCGCCACCTGCACGATCATGTCGAAGG
The sequence above is drawn from the Phenylobacterium glaciei genome and encodes:
- a CDS encoding cytochrome P450, whose translation is MLLISDTVEVGGAKGPAHKPIYPASPVELWNPEAFTKGPPMGAFEEMRKASPIAWMSEPEDRPGFWAVTRHEDVMRVNADYETFSSQRGGILMSHQRSEMQLARASLDAMINMDAPMHMQLRREHMPYFTPAYLRGLTDRVEGEVTRLLDAMAKQGRVDLVQAMSAHLPLFTLCEILGVPVEDRPKFLTWMHFLELANSFAAERSGGGGGLESAAAEVPPEMKAFLDAFTNAIQEMFDYGRHMLHKRRLDPQADLMSAIAKAQVDGDLLADEYLDGSWLLIVFAGNDTTRNTISGSMKLLSDFPEEKAKLIARPELMPGAVNEFIRMISPVIYMRRTATRDVEVSGQQIAEGEKVIMYYGSANRDAAVFADPDRLDVTRANADKHIAFGYGPHTCIGKRVAQLQLEAVYRQMLGRFPDIQQSGPMDVAPNNFVYAIRSMPVEFTPET